The proteins below are encoded in one region of Oncorhynchus kisutch isolate 150728-3 unplaced genomic scaffold, Okis_V2 scaffold962, whole genome shotgun sequence:
- the LOC109887837 gene encoding zinc finger protein 501-like codes for MVLSALREPDPETGPSGEPDPKKSPSGEPDPETGPSGEPYPGKSLSGEPDPETGPSGEPDPGKSPSGEPDPETGPSEEPDPETSKPAGRHHCSLCGKSFTKLQNLRVHERTHRGEKPFHCSQCGKRFTRLENLKQHDRIHRGEKPYHCSHCGKRFRSLGTLTTHERIHTGEMPYHCSHCGESFRWSGSLKTHERTHTQEKPYQCSLCGKRFTELGSLKIHNRIHTGEKPYYCSQCGINFTWLASLKTHERIHTGERSYHCSHCGKSFSGLVNLKRHERVHTGEKPYQCTLCGKHFTHLGNLKEHERTHTEEKPYQCSLCGKSFTKLVGLNKHDRTHTRGDKTYHCSQCGKTFTRLRYLNEHETIHTNTLEKKTYHCSHCGKTFSQSEDLKTHERIERLCSDLCF; via the exons atggtgctgtctgctttgc gggaaccagacccagagacgggtccttcaggggaaccagacccaaagaagagtccttcaggggaaccagacccagAGACGGGTCCTTCAGGGGAACCATACCCAGGGAAGAGTCTttcaggggaaccagacccagagacgggtccttcaggggaaccagacccagggaagagtccttcaggggaaccagacccagAGACGGGTCCTTCAGAGGAACCAGACCCAGAGACATCCAAACCAGCAGGACGACACCACTGTTccctctgtggaaagagttttactaaGCTACAGAACCTAAGAGTGcatgagagaacacacagaggagaaaagcctttccactgctctcagtgtggaaagaggTTTACCCGTTTAGAGAACCTGAAACAGCATGATAGAATACACAGAGGGGAGAAGCCCTACCATTGTTCCCATTGTGGAAAGCGCTTTAGGTCGTTAGGCACCCTGACAacgcatgagagaatacacacaggagagatgccttaccactgttcccacTGTGGAGAGAGTTTTAGGTGGTCAGGGAGCCTGAAAACACatgaaaggacacacacacaagaaaagcCCTACCAATGCTCCCTGTGTGGAAAGAGATTTACAGAGTTAGGGTCCCTGAAAATACACaatagaatacacacaggagagaagccttattactgctcccaatgtggaataAATTTTACCTGGTTGGCGAGcctgaaaacacatgagagaatacatacaggagaaaggtcttaccactgttcccactgtggaaagagctTTAGTGGGTTAGTGAACCTGAAACGGCATGAGAGAgtgcacacaggagagaagccataccAATGCACCCTGTGTGGAAAGCATTTTACCCATTTGGGGAACCTAAAagagcatgagaggacacacacagaagAAAAGCCCTACCAATGCTCTCTGTGCGGAAAGAGTTTTACCAAGTTAGTTGGCCTGAATAAGCATGACCGGACACACACACGAGGAGATAAGacctaccactgctcccagtgtggaaagacatTTACCCGGTTAAGGTACCTGAATGAACatgaaacaatacacacaaatacactcgagaagaagacataccactgctctcattgtggaaagacattttcccagtcagaggacctgaaaacacatgagagaatagagaggctgtgttctgacttATGTTTTTGA